Genomic segment of Niallia taxi:
CCTCTGTATTTTTTATGAACGACTATAGAGTCTAAATACCACTCTTTTGGAAATGCCTCCTTATCAACAAATAAGGTCTCATTTTCAGCATAGCCATTTTTTATTAGGACCTGTCGAAACGGTTCATCAATTACAGCCTCATCTATTGCAGGGTACCCAAAGCTGACTCCGGCTATTTCACCATTATGTTCATATACTATCCCTCTGCTCATTCCGTACCGATAAGTTGGATCTGCCATCGCTTCTCCCACCATTTCTAATACCTTGTTTTTCGAAATTTTGTTAAGCAGTGACAGCTCCATATCCTCGAATATTACCCATAATAAAGCTGTTATTTCCGCTGTATCCTTTTGTGAAATGCTTCTAATCATTAGTATCCAACTTTCTGTTCATTAATTGGTTTAAGTATAAACCCTCTAGTCATTCTAAGGTCAATCACTAATTACTATCCTTTGGTTTGTTGTGAATTCGGAAAATTTAGACATTTATATTGACAACTTATATCAATTTAATAGAAAATATAGAGATAGATAGTAAAAAGCTTCCAAATAAAATCAATTTTTTAGAACTTAGTATGGAGATTAAGTGAAGTTAGTTACATATTGGTATGTTCAATTAGTGTTTAGTTTTTAGGGGTAGACTTGGCAAGAAGATTTTTTTGTTCTTCTTTTGCGAAGTTTTTTTGCTGTACTAGAGATTTTTTTTCTTCAGGAAGGGGATGGCTCTGTGAAAAACTATTCGATGGGCAAACTAACGTCATTGTTAACACTTTTACATAACGGCAGCGGCGAACAGGAAATTAAAGACGAATTAACAAAAAGAGGCTATCGTTATACTGTAGGAAAAGTTGGCGCAATGGATTTATTTAAAGTAATTGCTGCAATTGAAACGACGGCTAAGTCCAATAATATTATTGATGGAGACGCATACAGAGAGGTTCATGCTCTTTATCACACCATATTAGAAGCACTGCAAGGTGTTGGGAGAGGCAATGTGCAATTCGGTGAAATATTGCGAACGGTAGGCCTGACATTCGGAATTGTCAGAGGTGAAATCGAAAAGTACGGCTATAATGGGGAATGGATTTGTGTTTGTATTTTTGGAACAATCGGAGCCCCGAAAAAAGGCTTTGAGCACGATGCATTAGGATTAGGATTTAACCATATATAGTCTTTTACTACATGGCTACTTAAAAAGTTACAAAAAAGCGGGGGGAATTGGTAAAATAACGTTTGCTAAATATTCTGAATAAATGTATAATCATTGTAGTGAGCAATTAGACATTTAGGAATTTTAGCGAATTACCATTTAAAATAATTGATTAATAATTTAATATTTAGAGCCCATAGTTCTTAGTATATAGGGGGCTGCATGAAGAAGTTTATTTCTTTATGCAGTCCCCTTTTTGTATTTGAAAAAAGAAGGGGAAGTAGGCGGTAGCATGTATGTATTTCTTGATGGGAGCACATTGACATTTGCAGAAATCAAGCTTGTATTAAACAAAAAAGCGACAGTTAAAATTCATGAGGATGCATGGGAGAATGTAAAAAAAAGCAGGGCTGTTGTGGAAAACCTTATTGAGGATAAGAATGTAATTTACGGAGTAAATACAGGCTTTGGCAAGTTTAGTGACACGATAATCTCCATAGATGATTTAGAGCATTTACAAATCAATTTAATTAGAAGCCATGCCTGTGCTGTCGGCAAGCCCTTTTCTGAGGATGTTAGCAGAGTGATGCTGCTGCTTCGAGCAAATGCACTGGCAAAGGGCTATTCTGGGATACGGCCAGAAACACTTCAATTGCTCGTTGATTGCCTAAATCATGAAATTCACCCAGTTATTCCAAGCCAAGGGTCTCTTGGCGCAAGTGGTGATTTGGCGCCATTAGCACATTTGGCACTAGTGTTAGTAGGAGAAGGGGAAGCCATTTATTTAGGTGAAAAGCTTGAAGCAAAGGAAGCGTTAAGACGTGCTGGCTTAAAACCGATTCGTTTAAAAGCGAAGGAGGGTCTTGCATTAATTAATGGTACACAAGCGTTAACTTCTGTAGGGGTTTTAGCTTATATAGAAGCACAAAAACTGTTTCATTTGGCAAATAGAGTAGCTGCTTTAACGTTAGAAGGGTTAAGAGGAATTATCGATGCATTCTCGCCAGAGTCCCATTTAGTTAGACCATATCCAGAACAGCAGGAAGTGGCAGAACGGATCCTATCTTATGTTGCAGGCAGCAAGCTGACAACAAAACAGGGGGAGCTCCGGGTGCAGGATGCCTATTCGCTTCGTTGTATTCCTCAAGTGCATGGGGCGATTTCTCAAACATTAAATTATGTGAAAGAAAAGCTAATCATAGAAATAAATTCGGCGACAGATAATCCATTGATTTTTGCTGATAGCGGTAAAGTTATATCGGGCGGGAATTTCCACGGACAGCCAATCGCCTTTGCAATGGATTTCTTAAGTATTGGTGTTGCAGAAATTGCCAGTATATCTGAAAGACGAATTGAGCGCCTTGTTAATCCACAGTTAAATGATTTACCAGCATTTCTAAGCACAAATCCTGGCCTTGAATCAGGACTTATGATTACCCAATATGTAGCTGCTTCCTTAGTTTCAGAAAACAAAACATTGGCACATCCATCAAGTGTTGATTCCATTCCGTCTTCAGCAAATCAAGAGGATCATGTAAGCATGGGGACAACAGCAGCACGCCATGCCTATGAAATTGTGCAAAATGCCAGAAAAGTAGTTGCGATTGAAGCAATATGCGCAGCACAGGCAGCAGATATAAGAGGGTGTGAGAAACTTGCACCACAGTCAAAATTGCTTCATGAAAAAATTCGTGCAATCGTTCCTGTCATCATAAGTGATCGTGTTTTTGCTACAGATATTGAAAATTTAGATCAAGCCCTAAAGCAGGAAAACTGGTCTTTTGATACAGGTGCAATAACGCAAGGTAATGATTAAATCTCATATTCTCTAAATTTACCAATAAATATAATGTTAAAGAATATAGGAGGTAGAAGCATGGAAGGGAAAAACAAAATAATTCGCGCCCCTCGAGGAACTACATTAAATACAAAAGGATGGGAGCAAGAAGCGGTATTAAGAATGTTAATGAACAACTTAGATCCGGCAGTTGCGGAGCATCCTGAAAATCTGGTTGTTTACGGTGGCATCGGGAAGGCTGCCCGAAACTGGACTGCATTCGAGAATATTGTTGCATCCTTAAAATCGCTAGAGGACAACGAAACCTTGTTAGTACAATCAGGCAAACCAGTCGCCATCTTCAAAACGCATGAAGCTGCACCACGTGTCTTGTTAGCCAATTCTAATATTGTGCCAGCGTGGGCGAATTGGGAAACCTTTCACGAGCTTGATAAAAAGGGCTTAATGATGTATGGACAAATGACAGCTGGAAGCTGGATTTATATTGGCACACAAGGCATCGTTCAAGGAACATATGAAACCTTTGCTGAATGTGCAAACCAGCATTTTAACGGAACATTAAAGGGGACAATTACTGTAACAGCAGGGCTTGGCGGAATGGGTGGAGCGCAGCCTTTAGCTGTCACAATGGCAGGCGGTGTATTAATTGGCATCGATGTTGACAGGAGCCGCATTGAAAAGCGGATAAAAACACGCTATTGTGATGTCCTTGTAGAAACATTGGATGAAGCAATCGCTAAAGCGGACGAAGCGAAAAAAGCAGGAAAACCGCTATCAATTGGGTTAGTCGGCAATGCTGCTGAGGTGCTTCCAGACATGATTAAACGAAGATTTATTCCAGATATCGTAACAGATCAAACGTCTGCACATGATCCCCTTCATGGCTATTTACCAATTGGGTTTTCTTTAGAGGATGGGGAAAAGTTACGCAAAGAAAACGGAGCTGAATATGTAAAAAAATCAAAGGCTAGCATGGCCGTTCATGTTCAAGCAATGCTGGAGATGCAGCAAAAAGGTGCCATCGTTTTTGATTATGGCAATAATATCAGGCAGGTTGCTTTTGATGAAGGTGTTGAAAATGCCTTTGCTTTCCCAGGATTTGTACCTGCCTATATTCGCCCGCAGTTTTGTGAAGGGAAGGGGCCGTTCCGCTGGGTAGCATTATCTGGTGATCCAGAGGATATTTATAAAACAGATGAAGTCATCTTAAGAGAGTTTTCCTATAATGAACATTTATGTAATTGGATAAGGATGGCAAGAGAAAAAATTGAATTCCAAGGACTCCCGGCACGTATTTGCTGGTTAGGTTACGGGGAGCGTGCCAAATTTGGAAAAATCATCAATGACATGGTTGCGAGCGGAGAACTGTCTGCACCAATTGTGATTGGAAGAGACCATTTGGATGCAGGTTCTGTTGCTTCGCCAAATCGTGAAACGGAAGCAATGAAGGATGGCAGTGATGCAGTTGCAGACTGGCCAATCTTAAATGCATTACTTAATACAGCTGCTGGTGCAAGCTGGGTATCTGTTCACCATGGCGGCGGAGTTGGAATGGGCTATTCTGTCCATGCTGGAATGGTTGTCGTCGCAGATGGTACAGAATTAGCAGGGCAGAGGCTTGAAAGAGTACTCACAACAGATCCAGGAATGGGTGTTGTCCGTCATGTTGATGCAGGCTATGAATTAGCAATAGAAGCAGCGAAGGAAAAAGGAATCAATATCCCAAATCTAAAGTAAAAGGTTGAGATAACATGTCTGAATATCTATACATTAAAAATGCATCCCAAGTAATTACCGTAAGCGGAAGCAGTAATAAACCAAAGATAGGCCAAGAAATGTCTAATATAGGTGTAATAGAAAATGGCAGTGTGTTAATAAAAAAGGACAGAATTATCTATGTCGGCGCAAATCAAGTAGTAGAGCAATATGTTAGTAGATTAAGTGAACCAGTTGAGGTTATTAATGCAGCAGGCAAGGTAGTAACACCAGGTTTAATTGATCCACATACACATATTGTTTTTGCTGGAAGTCGTGAGAAGGAATTAGAAATGCGCTTAAAGGGTGCAAAATACATTGATATTTTAAAAGCAGGAGGCGGAATATTAAGTACTACTGCCGAAACACGGCAAGCATCTGAACAACAACTAATCAGCGAGACAGTTCCACGTCTGGACCGCTTCCTGCAATATGGAGTTACAACAATAGAGGCGAAAAGCGGCTATGGGCTGACGACAATGGATGAATTGAAACAGCTAAGGGTTGCCAAAAAACTGAATGACATTCACCCGATTGATCTAGTCTCTACATTTATGGGAGCACATGCTGTTCCACATGAGTACAAGGAAAATCCTGATGATTTTGTCCAATTAATAATTAAGGAAATGCTTCCGCTTGTTGCGAAGGAAAAGCTAGCAGAGTTTTGCGATGTGTTTTGTGAAGAGGGAGTTTTTACAGTTGAACAGTCCAAGATAATATTAGAGGAAGGAAAAAAGCATGGGTTATTGCCAAAGATTCATGCAGATGAAATTGTCCCATTTGGTGGTGCTGAGTTAGCAGCAGAGATAGGTGCCGTTTCTGCAGACCATTTGTTAAGAGCTTCAGAAGAAGGGATACAGGAAATGGCGGAAAAAGGCGTAATTGCCGTACTTTTACCTGGAACAGCATTCTTTTTAATGGCAGAGCCTGCTAATGCAAGGAAAATGATTGAAGCTGGTGTTGCTGTTGCCCTTTCAACAGATCGAAACCCGGGCTCATCACCGACAGAATCCTTGCCATTTATTATGAATCTAGCGTGCTTAACAATGAAAATGACTCCAGAGGAAGTGTTAGCAGCCTGTACCATTAATGCAGCACATGCCATCAATAGGGCCCATGAAATTGGCAGTATTGAAGTTGGGAAAAAAGCAGATCTCATTTTGTTTGATGCGCGAAATTATCAAACCCTTCAATACAACTATGCTGTTAATTTAGTTGATACTGTGATTAAGAATGGCAAAGTCGTTGTTAAAGGTGGTGTAAATGTTGCAAAAAGGGAAGCTTTCCATCAATTTAGCTCGACTGAAAACAGACATTGAAGAGCTTGGGGAATTCGGTAAAAACGACAAAGGTGGTCTTGATAGAACCACCTTTACTTCAAGTGAATTAGCAGCAAGAGAATGGCTGAAAAGTCGTCTTTGCCATTCGAATTTGGTTGTAAAGGTTGACGAAGCCGCAAATATTTGGGGGAAACGTAAGGGGGCTAAGGATCTTCCGAGTATTGTGTTTGGCTCACATATTGATACAGTCCCAAACGGCGGGAAATATGACGGAGCACTTGGTGTATTAATGGCTCTTGAAGTATTGAGAGTATTGGAAGAAAACAGCATAGTGACAAGGCATCCACTCGAGTTCGTTTCATTTAGTGCGGAAGAACCTAATCCTTTTGGATTGTCTACATTTGGTAGCAGGGCGGTTAGCGGCAAATTGACAAAAGCTAAAATTATAGATGTAGCAGATGCAGCCGGAACGAAGCTCACAGATGCATTACGAGCTGCAGGGGGCAGCCTTGAGCAATTTGCGAACTGTATAAGAAAACCGATAGAACTTAGTGCTTATTTAGAGGTGCATATTGAACAAGGCAAAAGGCTTGTCAACAGTTCCATACCTATCGGGATTGTAATGGCAATAACAGGTATCTATCGTGAACACATAACCGTTATCGGTGAGGCTAATCATGCTGGAACTACGTTAATGGAAGACAGGAAAGATGCCTTAACTGCAGCATCAGAGCTTATATTGTCGTTAGAGCGTGCCTGTTTAAAACACCCTTCAAATGAAGTGGTTGGCACGATTGGAAAGATTACTGTCAGCCCGAATGCACCAAATATTATCCCTGATAAAGTAACAATGTCATTAGAAATAAGAGGGAAAACATCGCTTGAAATACAGGAGATATTAACAGCTTTTACGCTCGATTGCTTGGATTGTGAGGAGAAACGAGCTGTGCAAATAGAAAGAAAAGTGTTGTTAGACCAAGCGCCAGCTGAAATGGATGAAGTAGTAATCGAAGCAATAAAAAACAGTGCAGAGCTTCTTAATTTCCCTTATTTAGTACTTGGCAGCATGGCAGGACATGATGCGGCACATATGGCAGCAATAACAAGAAGCGGCATGATATTTGTTCCAAGTGTTGGCGGGAAAAGTCACTGTCCAGAGGAAGAAAGCCGATTGGAGGACATGGAAAAAGCGGCAAATGTGCTGCTGCATTCGATTCTTTCATTAGACGAAAAATTAGATGTGTAAAGGAGCGTACAGGATGAGTATGATATATGCTGCTGATTTAGTTTATATAAATAGCCAATTTCAAAAGAATCATGCCATTTATGTCTTGGATGGAGTAATAAAGGAAATTGGTCCAAAGAAACAGCTTACCGAAAAATATAAAGGAATAGCTGTGGTAGAGTGGAAGGACAAAGCAATCTTGCCAGGAACTGTTAATGCTCATAATCATTCGTTTCAAAGCTTACTGAGAGGAATTGCTGTGGATCGTCCGTTTTTAGAATGGAGAGATCAAGCATTGTACCGTTACACACCATTATTGGATGAGGAAGCAATTTATTCGGGAGCACTCTTTGCTTTTGGAGAAATGCTGAAATACGGCGTAACAACTGTCAGTGACTTTTTTTATGTCCATAATGGTGGAATTTCCACAGATGAAGCGGTGATTCAAGCAGCAAAGGATATTGGAATCCGCCTTGTTTTCGCGAGGACAATGTATGATTGGGAAGGTGCTCCAATCAGTTATCAAGAAAGTGTAGCAGAGGCTGTTGACCGAACAAGACAGCTCGCAATTAAGTATCAAGGAGACGCAATGGTATCTATTCATCCTGCGCCACATAGTCCTCACGCGGCATCACCGGAAATGATTAAGGCAGGACACCGTCTTGCGAAGGAATTAAATACACCATTTCATATTCATGTGGCAGAAGAAATATTTGAAGTTGATGAGACACTTGAAAAGTTTGGCTTACGTCCAGTTCATTATCTCGATTCGCTTGGTGTTGTCGATGATAGTATGATTGCTATTCATCTAGTTTGGTTGGATGACAGTGAAATAAAATTATTAGGACAAAGAAAAACAGCGCTCGCTTATTGCCCATCAAGTAATATGTTTTTATCTGATGGAGTGACAAGAATACCAGATTTACTTGAGGCAGGTGTCCGTATTTCACTTGGTTCAGATGGAGCCTGCAGCAATAATCGAATCAGTATTTTCGAAGAAATGAGAATGTGCTCTCTTCTGCAAAAGGTAACTCGCCTTGATGGTACTTGTATTAATGCAAAACAAGTATACAACATGGGAACAAAAGCAGGAGCGGAAATGCTGCAGCTGTCAACAGGCGAGATTAAAGCAGGAATGAAGGCAGACTTCGTTACATTAGATATAAACGATTTATCCCTTTCCCCAAAAACAGAGTTATTTGCAAATGTAGTTTATTCCCTCCAACCAAATGCGATTACAGATGTAATAGTAGACGGCAAAATAATAGTAGAAGACCGCAGCATAAAGACCATTTCAGAGCAGCATATAGTCAATCGAGTGGATAGTTTAATGGAAAAGTGGAAAACAATCTAAATTAATACTACTGAAATAGACTTTATTATATAGAAGTTGTGACATAAGTATGTAAACCTAATCAAAATCGAACTATTTATACGTTTTCCAATTAATAGTTCGATTTTCATGTTTTGAATTTTCTTTGTTCGACATGGGACTAATTATATAGCTTAATAGATTCTTTTGTTATATCCAAACATCATTTTCTGCTGTTTGGGAGGTTCTTTCCTCGCCAGTATTAACTACACCTTTAGGTTCAACAAGCATAATTTTGTATTCCGAAGCAGCAAATGGCTTATGTTCAACATTCTTCGGAATTACAAACATTTCTCCTGCCTTTAATGGAACTTGACCATCCCTGAATTCGATGATTAAACTGCCTTCCATTACAATAAACACTTCATCTGTTTCTTCATGCTTATGCCAAACAAACTCACCAAGCACCTTAACTAATTTAAATTGATAGTCATTCATTTCGGCAATGACTTTTGGTGACCATTGATCCGTAAATTTTGCAAATTTATCTTGAAAGTTTATTGAAGAATAGCTCATTATAGTAACCTCCTTAGCTAACTGATTAATGTAAATATTAGCATATTTTTACTTATTATTGTTAAATACATAAAGTCTATTATGTTCAGTTCCGACACTTTCCAAATTATGCTAGAATTAACTTATCATTTATTAGGAGGAGGAAGCAAAATGACAGATAAACGAGAGCAATATGATAGTCGTCTTGAAAAAATTGATGAACAAATATGTGGATTAATTAACAAACGAAAAAGTATAGCGAGTAAATCTAGTTTTCCATCCCCTCAGCTTATAACTACATGGTCTACAAAATACGATTTATATGAGGACTTCTTAGACGGGTTATTTCATCACTTATTGCATGAAGACCTATTTAAGCCATATCCAGACCCAAAAGGATTTCGTAAAAATATCCCGATATTAAAATCATATGAAAGGGATAATCTATTTTTCACCGTAACATTTGTACGGCAATATGAAAATGCTAGCATCGTAAATTTAACTTTGGATAAAGAACCGCTAGAAGAAAATGCAAAAATTTTACATGAATTTACCTTTCTTGAGCTCTCGATAGAAAATAATGGGGTGGAGTATGACTGCAGAGACATAGGAGGAGGAGGTTCTGATGGCCATATGTCACATACTTACACAGTTTCACCGCCATTACCAGACGATATGTCTGCGGTTAAGTTCCTATTCAAGGAATATAAAGAACCATTTCAAAGGGAACCAACAGGCATTGAATTTGTTATTGCAGTAGCAGAATGAGTAATAAACAAAAGTGCTTGTTTTTAAGGGAGAAGAACGAATGAAAAAACTTTATTTAATTGACGGCTTTGGTGGATCACCTGAGATAAATCAGTTGCCAGGTTTGGTAGCTGATTTATTATTCAAAAATTAATATTAAAAGAGTAAAGTAAGCGTTTTAATATAAGGGGTACTGCTTGAGGGGGGAGAAGATAGTGGAATTAGGAAGTCTGATTGCTACTGGTAATACCGCTGATATATTTATGTGCAATAATAAAATAGTGAAGCTGTTTAAAGAATATTTACCACCAAATGAAGCCTTGTCTGAAGCTACAAAACAAAAGTTTGCTTATTCGTGCGGCCTTAATGTCCCGAAGGTGTTTGAAGTTACCAAAATAAATGGAACACAGGCTATTATTATGGAACACATAAACGGCGAAACGCTTGGTCAGCTTATTCAGGACAATATCGAGTCTGTCGAGCATTATATAAGCATCCTCGTTAATGTGCAGAACGAGATACATACAGTTGAAATAAATTCCGATGAAATAGAATCTATGGCAGAAAAATTGAACCGCCAAATTAATTCAGCCCGTACTTTAGGCGAAGAACAAAAGATTAAACTTTTAAGTAGATTAAGATTCCTACAATATAAATCTAAACTATGTCATGGTGATCTCCATCCATATAATTTACTTGTAAGTAATGAGACGATAAGTATAATTGACTGGGTAGATGCGAGTGCTGGTGATCCGAGAGCAGACGTTTGTCGCAGCTATTTATTATTTTCATCCTATTCCCATGAATTAGCAGAATTATATCTTCGCTCCTACTGTGATAAGACCAATTTATCTGAAAAGGCTATTTTAGAATGGCTGCCAATTATTGCAGGCGCCAGACTGAATGAAAAAATTTCCCCACAAGAAACTAAGCGTCTTGAAAAGATTGTTGGCCAGTTTTGTGCCAATAATTAACAAGTTGGTATTGACAACAATAAATGTTGATTTTATAATGAAAAACGGAATTAACATACTAAAATTTTTTTGTTCGTGGATTTTTCTAGAGTAAGCTCTATTTTCGCCACACAAGTGTCTTAGGACAGTTGTGTGGCTTTTTTTATGCAAAAGGAGGGGCTAGTATGAAAAACTGGCATTATGTATTAATTGTTTTCTTAGGTGGCTGCAGTTATGGCATCTTATCAACGTTTGTTAAACTTGCTTACGCTAATGGATTTTCGGTGCAGGAGATAACAGGTGGACAATATTTATTTGGGACAGTGATTATTTGGCTGCTTGTAGCATTAACAAAAAAACATCAAATCTCACGAAATCAAGCGATAAAGCTGCTGTTATCAGGTGTTCCGTTTGGTTTAACTGGAATATTCTATTATCATTCGCTGCAATCACTTCATGCTTCATTGGCTATTATTTTTCTTTTTCAATATATTTGGATCGGTTCGCTGCTAGAGCTAGTATTCTTTAAAAAGAAGCCTTCACTAGAAAAACTTGTTGCCATCGTTATTCTTCTTGCAGGTTCCCTTTTAGCTGCAGGAATCCTTTCAGATACAGGAGTTACTGTATCCTTACAAGGTGCTATGTGGGGAATGCTTTCTGCAGTGACGTTTGCTACTTTTATTTTCCTTAGTGGTTCTGTCGGAAAAGATACAGCACCTTTGTTAAAAAGTGCATTGCTGTCTAGTGGGGGATTAATCATTGTGTTTATTGTGTTTCCACCATTATATTTAGTTGATTTACCTGTATTAATAGGAGTAACAAAGTTCGGCTTAATCCTTGGCTTTTTTGGTGCTGTACTGCCGCCATTATTATTTTCAATTGGAATGCCAAAGATTGGCCCAGGACTTGGCACAATCCTTACAGCATCTGAGCTTCCTGTAGCTGTACTTATGTCTGCCTTTGTTCTAAAAGAAGATGTAAGTGGCTGGCAATGGATAGGAGTGGCGATAATTTTAGGAGGAATTGCTGCAAGTAATTTAAAGTATTCTAAATCTAGCTTGAAGACGAAACCAAATAATTCTTTAGCAAGTTAAATAGATAGGTTTGAAGGCTAGTATTTATGTAATTCAGAATAAGCTAAACCGGACTATCACGGAAATCTTTAAAAGATTCACGTGATAGTCCGGTTTTTTTATTTATCATTTTTTATTTAAAGCTAAGCTAAAGAACTTTATAACTAATATACATAAAAACCTACCACTTAGTTAAAATTAACAAATATATAAATGTTTGGAGGTATTAGGATGGGGGCAAGCCTAAAGGGTATAAGTGCTGACAATATTAAAGCTTCTTTAGGTAATCCAGACGACCTAAATGTTCGATCCATTACATTGAATCTATTGATGGAGAATAGATTAGAGTGTTCTATCGTTTTTATTGCAGGCATTGCTGATGAGAAAGAGATTGAAAATTTTATTATTAAGCCTTTACAGCAGCTATCTCCAGCAGTAGAGATTAAAGATATTTTGCTAACTGTTCAGAAGGAAATTATTCAGGCTAAATCAATTGCAACTCTTCATTTATATAAAGATGCTATTCACGATGTGCTCAATGGCAAAACCATTGTGATCATAGAGGGAATAAACGATGTCCTTTC
This window contains:
- a CDS encoding GNAT family N-acetyltransferase, which gives rise to MIRSISQKDTAEITALLWVIFEDMELSLLNKISKNKVLEMVGEAMADPTYRYGMSRGIVYEHNGEIAGVSFGYPAIDEAVIDEPFRQVLIKNGYAENETLFVDKEAFPKEWYLDSIVVHKKYRGLGIGSILLKEMDHLAINAGYRTIGLNVDIGNPKAKKLYSSIGYKKVGEIVLSGHRYEHLNKTLMDTRMAN
- the hutP gene encoding hut operon transcriptional regulator HutP, producing the protein MGKLTSLLTLLHNGSGEQEIKDELTKRGYRYTVGKVGAMDLFKVIAAIETTAKSNNIIDGDAYREVHALYHTILEALQGVGRGNVQFGEILRTVGLTFGIVRGEIEKYGYNGEWICVCIFGTIGAPKKGFEHDALGLGFNHI
- the hutH gene encoding histidine ammonia-lyase produces the protein MYVFLDGSTLTFAEIKLVLNKKATVKIHEDAWENVKKSRAVVENLIEDKNVIYGVNTGFGKFSDTIISIDDLEHLQINLIRSHACAVGKPFSEDVSRVMLLLRANALAKGYSGIRPETLQLLVDCLNHEIHPVIPSQGSLGASGDLAPLAHLALVLVGEGEAIYLGEKLEAKEALRRAGLKPIRLKAKEGLALINGTQALTSVGVLAYIEAQKLFHLANRVAALTLEGLRGIIDAFSPESHLVRPYPEQQEVAERILSYVAGSKLTTKQGELRVQDAYSLRCIPQVHGAISQTLNYVKEKLIIEINSATDNPLIFADSGKVISGGNFHGQPIAFAMDFLSIGVAEIASISERRIERLVNPQLNDLPAFLSTNPGLESGLMITQYVAASLVSENKTLAHPSSVDSIPSSANQEDHVSMGTTAARHAYEIVQNARKVVAIEAICAAQAADIRGCEKLAPQSKLLHEKIRAIVPVIISDRVFATDIENLDQALKQENWSFDTGAITQGND
- the hutU gene encoding urocanate hydratase, with the protein product MEGKNKIIRAPRGTTLNTKGWEQEAVLRMLMNNLDPAVAEHPENLVVYGGIGKAARNWTAFENIVASLKSLEDNETLLVQSGKPVAIFKTHEAAPRVLLANSNIVPAWANWETFHELDKKGLMMYGQMTAGSWIYIGTQGIVQGTYETFAECANQHFNGTLKGTITVTAGLGGMGGAQPLAVTMAGGVLIGIDVDRSRIEKRIKTRYCDVLVETLDEAIAKADEAKKAGKPLSIGLVGNAAEVLPDMIKRRFIPDIVTDQTSAHDPLHGYLPIGFSLEDGEKLRKENGAEYVKKSKASMAVHVQAMLEMQQKGAIVFDYGNNIRQVAFDEGVENAFAFPGFVPAYIRPQFCEGKGPFRWVALSGDPEDIYKTDEVILREFSYNEHLCNWIRMAREKIEFQGLPARICWLGYGERAKFGKIINDMVASGELSAPIVIGRDHLDAGSVASPNRETEAMKDGSDAVADWPILNALLNTAAGASWVSVHHGGGVGMGYSVHAGMVVVADGTELAGQRLERVLTTDPGMGVVRHVDAGYELAIEAAKEKGINIPNLK
- the hutI gene encoding imidazolonepropionase encodes the protein MSEYLYIKNASQVITVSGSSNKPKIGQEMSNIGVIENGSVLIKKDRIIYVGANQVVEQYVSRLSEPVEVINAAGKVVTPGLIDPHTHIVFAGSREKELEMRLKGAKYIDILKAGGGILSTTAETRQASEQQLISETVPRLDRFLQYGVTTIEAKSGYGLTTMDELKQLRVAKKLNDIHPIDLVSTFMGAHAVPHEYKENPDDFVQLIIKEMLPLVAKEKLAEFCDVFCEEGVFTVEQSKIILEEGKKHGLLPKIHADEIVPFGGAELAAEIGAVSADHLLRASEEGIQEMAEKGVIAVLLPGTAFFLMAEPANARKMIEAGVAVALSTDRNPGSSPTESLPFIMNLACLTMKMTPEEVLAACTINAAHAINRAHEIGSIEVGKKADLILFDARNYQTLQYNYAVNLVDTVIKNGKVVVKGGVNVAKREAFHQFSSTENRH
- a CDS encoding Zn-dependent hydrolase, with product MLQKGKLSINLARLKTDIEELGEFGKNDKGGLDRTTFTSSELAAREWLKSRLCHSNLVVKVDEAANIWGKRKGAKDLPSIVFGSHIDTVPNGGKYDGALGVLMALEVLRVLEENSIVTRHPLEFVSFSAEEPNPFGLSTFGSRAVSGKLTKAKIIDVADAAGTKLTDALRAAGGSLEQFANCIRKPIELSAYLEVHIEQGKRLVNSSIPIGIVMAITGIYREHITVIGEANHAGTTLMEDRKDALTAASELILSLERACLKHPSNEVVGTIGKITVSPNAPNIIPDKVTMSLEIRGKTSLEIQEILTAFTLDCLDCEEKRAVQIERKVLLDQAPAEMDEVVIEAIKNSAELLNFPYLVLGSMAGHDAAHMAAITRSGMIFVPSVGGKSHCPEEESRLEDMEKAANVLLHSILSLDEKLDV
- a CDS encoding amidohydrolase family protein, translated to MSMIYAADLVYINSQFQKNHAIYVLDGVIKEIGPKKQLTEKYKGIAVVEWKDKAILPGTVNAHNHSFQSLLRGIAVDRPFLEWRDQALYRYTPLLDEEAIYSGALFAFGEMLKYGVTTVSDFFYVHNGGISTDEAVIQAAKDIGIRLVFARTMYDWEGAPISYQESVAEAVDRTRQLAIKYQGDAMVSIHPAPHSPHAASPEMIKAGHRLAKELNTPFHIHVAEEIFEVDETLEKFGLRPVHYLDSLGVVDDSMIAIHLVWLDDSEIKLLGQRKTALAYCPSSNMFLSDGVTRIPDLLEAGVRISLGSDGACSNNRISIFEEMRMCSLLQKVTRLDGTCINAKQVYNMGTKAGAEMLQLSTGEIKAGMKADFVTLDINDLSLSPKTELFANVVYSLQPNAITDVIVDGKIIVEDRSIKTISEQHIVNRVDSLMEKWKTI
- a CDS encoding cupin domain-containing protein, producing the protein MSYSSINFQDKFAKFTDQWSPKVIAEMNDYQFKLVKVLGEFVWHKHEETDEVFIVMEGSLIIEFRDGQVPLKAGEMFVIPKNVEHKPFAASEYKIMLVEPKGVVNTGEERTSQTAENDVWI
- a CDS encoding phosphotransferase family protein, translated to MELGSLIATGNTADIFMCNNKIVKLFKEYLPPNEALSEATKQKFAYSCGLNVPKVFEVTKINGTQAIIMEHINGETLGQLIQDNIESVEHYISILVNVQNEIHTVEINSDEIESMAEKLNRQINSARTLGEEQKIKLLSRLRFLQYKSKLCHGDLHPYNLLVSNETISIIDWVDASAGDPRADVCRSYLLFSSYSHELAELYLRSYCDKTNLSEKAILEWLPIIAGARLNEKISPQETKRLEKIVGQFCANN